One genomic segment of Erythrolamprus reginae isolate rEryReg1 chromosome 2, rEryReg1.hap1, whole genome shotgun sequence includes these proteins:
- the LOC139163022 gene encoding zinc finger protein 268-like isoform X1, which translates to MHKLHNDACCGKTTDFKSELIMHQRIQTGEKQYKCPESGKVFRYTSQLIEHKRTHIAEKLYQYPQCAKMFSTFGNMVIHQKTHTEEKPYDCLDSGKSFNQNTSLVKHQRTHSGKKPYECSDCGKQFCLNSKLVIHQRTHTGEKPYECPVCGKSFTQNYSLVKHQNTHTGEKPYECLDCGKAFSWNSDLVKHQRTHTGEKPYKCPDCGKSFSDNSNFLKHQKTHTGEKPHECLYCGKSFSHNSYLVIHQRTHTGEKPYECPDCEKGFSQKCKLVIHQRTHTGKKPYECPDCGKSFSDNSNLLIHMRTHTGEKPYACPNCGKCFSQKCSLVIHQKTHTGEKPYECPDCGKSFSQKDRLVIHQRTHTGEKPHKCLYCGKGFSHNSNLLIHMRTHTREKPYECPDCGKSFSQKCSLVIHQRSHTGEKPYKCLYCGKCFSHNFYIVIHQRTHTGEKPYECPDCGKSFSQKSSLVIHQRTHTGKKPYQCPDCWKSFSDNSNLVIHMRTHTGEKPYQCPDCGKSFSQKGRLVIHQRTHTGKKPYECPDCGKSFSDNSNLVIHMRTHTGEKPYDCPDCVKSFSQKCSLVIHQRTHTGEKPYECLDCGKSFNQKRSLDIHQRTHMGKKPYECPDCGGNFQNNSNLVIHQRTHMGQYLYECPDGEKFFSQKFSQVGIPT; encoded by the coding sequence ATGCACAAGCTCCACAACGATGCATGTTGTGGAAAAACCACAGATTTCAAATCAGAGCTGATTATGCATCAGAGGATCCAGACTggtgaaaaacaatacaaatgcCCCGAAAGTGGCAAAGTTTTTCGCTATACTTCCCAACTTATTGAGCATAAAAGAACCCACATTGCGGAAAAGCTCTACCAGTACCCACAATGTGCCAAAATGTTTAGTACGTTTGGCAACATGGTGATacaccagaagactcacacagAAGAGAAACCATATGACTGTCTGGATagtgggaaaagtttcaatcaGAACACTAGCcttgtgaaacaccagaggactcactcaggaaagaaaccatatgagtgttcaGATTGTGGCAAACAATTTTGTCTTAATTCCAAATTAGTtatacaccagagaactcacacgggcgagaaaccatatgaatgtccagtgtgtgggaaaagtttcactcAGAATTATAGCCTTGTGAAACACCAAaatactcacacaggagagaaaccatatgagtgtttaGATTGTGGGAAAGCTTTTAGTTGgaattctgacctggtgaaacaccagaggactcacacaggggagaaaccatataagtgtccagattgtgggaaaagtttcagtgatAATTCTAACTTTCTGAAACACCAaaagactcacacaggagagaaaccacatGAATGTCtatactgtgggaaaagtttcagtcataatTCCTACTTAGTtatacaccagagaactcacactggggagaaaccatatgagtgtccggattgtgagaaaggtttcagtcagaaatgtaaactggtgatacaccagaggactcacacaggcaagaaaccgtatgagtgtccagattgtgggaagagTTTCAGTGATAATTCTAACCTTCTGATTCAtatgaggactcacacaggagagaaaccatatgcaTGTCcaaattgtgggaaatgttttagtcagaaATGTagtctggtgatacaccagaagactcacacaggagagaaaccatatgagtgtccagattgtgggaaaagtttcagtcagaaggaTAgattggtgatacaccagaggactcacacaggagagaaaccacatAAGTGTCTatactgtgggaaaggtttcagtcataaTTCTAACCTTCTAATCCACATgaggactcacacaagagagaaaccatatgagtgtccagattgtgggaaaagctttagtcaGAAGTGtagcctggtgatacaccagaggagtcacacaggagagaaaccatataagtgtctatattgtgggaaatgtttcagtcataatTTCTACATAGTtatacaccagagaactcacactggggagaaaccatatgagtgtccggattgtgggaaaagtttcagtcagaagaGTAGCCTGgtaatacaccagaggactcacactggcAAGAAACCATATCAGTGTCCAGATTGCTGGAAAAGTTTCAGTGATAACTCTAACCTTGTGATCCAcatgaggactcacacaggagagaaaccatatcagtgtccagattgtgggaaaagtttcagtcagaaggGTAgattggtgatacaccagaggactcacacgggcaagaaaccgtatgagtgtccagattgcgGGAAAAGTTTCAGTGATAATTCTAATCTTGTGATCCACatgagaactcacacaggagagaaaccatatgactGTCCGGATTGTgtgaaaagttttagtcagaagtgtagcctggtgatacaccagaggactcacacaggagagaaaccatatgaatgtctggattgtgggaaaagtttcaatcaGAAGCGAAGCCTGGAcatacaccagagaactcacatgGGCAAGAAACcttatgagtgtccagattgtgggggaaatttCCAGAATAATTCCAATCTGgtcatacaccagaggactcacatggGACAGTATCTATATGAGTGTCCAGATGGTGAAAAGTTCTTTAGTCAAAAATTTAGTCAAGTTGGAATTCCCACCTGA